The following are encoded in a window of Candidatus Moraniibacteriota bacterium genomic DNA:
- a CDS encoding ABC transporter ATP-binding protein, with amino-acid sequence MEPIVKVRDLSVIYNQGKPNEFHSLKGVSANVYPEEFTIIFGPSGCGKSTLLYAMSALQKPTSGDVMVYDSIISEAGFKEQAIFRQMTVGMIFQSFYLIPSLHVLDNVCLPRVFRGEKRADRRKIGMQLLERFGIAEQAEKYPNQLSGGQKQRVAIARSLINDPVLILADEPVGNLDSRSAENVMEILQDLKEIDKKAVVLVTHDPSHLEQADRIFSMRDGKIIDEKVQKGKRHQKKVESQEVRPEEEEISNELRLLLRTFKNMPREYAANLLNPYKANQWLNYVLREISEEQFSLAESSIQEFLMGAKNTETLRESLDRDCDAGGAGWDKRRAISISERMRRMMNVSKKIREGATEENALFLLQYLTGRFTLQFTEETSNIMLKALRERIGNTITPDQLQEIFDRDISLGGVGMYRATASHVMREIEMLMLLGY; translated from the coding sequence ATGGAACCTATTGTTAAAGTTCGAGATCTTAGTGTTATTTATAACCAGGGAAAGCCTAATGAGTTTCATTCTCTTAAAGGTGTAAGTGCTAATGTGTATCCCGAAGAATTTACTATTATATTTGGACCTTCAGGATGTGGAAAATCTACACTTCTTTATGCCATGTCAGCTCTTCAAAAACCAACTTCTGGAGATGTAATGGTATATGATTCAATTATTTCTGAAGCAGGTTTTAAAGAGCAGGCGATATTTCGTCAGATGACAGTAGGGATGATTTTTCAGTCATTTTATCTTATTCCCTCACTTCATGTTTTGGATAATGTGTGTTTGCCGAGAGTATTTCGAGGGGAGAAACGTGCAGATCGTCGAAAAATAGGTATGCAGCTTTTGGAACGTTTTGGAATTGCTGAACAAGCGGAAAAATATCCTAATCAGCTTTCAGGTGGACAGAAGCAGCGAGTTGCCATCGCACGTTCGCTCATTAATGATCCAGTGTTAATTCTTGCTGATGAGCCAGTTGGTAACTTGGATAGTCGCTCGGCAGAGAATGTTATGGAGATACTCCAAGACCTTAAAGAAATTGATAAGAAAGCTGTTGTTTTGGTAACTCATGATCCTTCACACTTAGAACAAGCGGACAGAATTTTTTCTATGAGAGATGGAAAAATTATTGATGAAAAGGTGCAAAAAGGAAAACGACACCAGAAAAAAGTTGAAAGTCAAGAAGTTCGTCCAGAAGAAGAAGAAATTTCGAATGAACTTCGATTACTTCTTCGAACCTTTAAGAATATGCCGAGAGAATATGCAGCTAACCTTCTTAATCCTTACAAAGCAAATCAATGGTTGAATTATGTATTACGAGAAATTTCCGAAGAGCAATTTTCTTTAGCAGAAAGTAGTATTCAAGAATTTCTCATGGGAGCGAAAAATACAGAGACTCTCCGAGAATCTCTCGATAGGGATTGTGACGCGGGAGGTGCAGGATGGGATAAACGTCGAGCCATTTCTATTTCTGAAAGAATGAGAAGGATGATGAATGTTTCAAAGAAGATAAGAGAAGGGGCTACAGAAGAAAATGCACTATTCCTTTTACAATACCTTACAGGAAGATTCACACTTCAATTTACAGAAGAAACTTCGAATATTATGCTTAAAGCATTACGAGAGAGAATAGGAAATACCATTACTCCAGATCAACTTCAAGAAATTTTCGATCGAGATATTTCTTTGGGAGGCGTTGGTATGTATCGCGCTACAGCATCTCATGTTATGAGAGAGATTGAAATGCTTATGCTTTTGGGTTATTGA
- the murA gene encoding UDP-N-acetylglucosamine 1-carboxyvinyltransferase, whose amino-acid sequence MKKKLEIADIRQQFVIEGGKKLTGTIDVRGSKNATAPILAATILTKEECILKNVPHIEDVVALSEILKSMGARVVWIDRHTLSVCCKKLYPEKIDISLVKKIRLSILLLGSLSVRFDAFKLYHPGGCKIGIRPVGTHFDALLKMGVDVRQKDNIYFIDASKKHAENITLREFSPTATENIMMLAASIEGKTRIKIAAAEPHVEDLGRFLQKMGAKIKGLGTHTLEIEGQKTLKGAQHTIIADANEAATFLILGAATKSDIVVTNAREEHLDLVLEKMREFGVSFEIRKNSIRVIPARKLKSVAKIDARIYPGVPTDVQAPFGVLATQAEGTTMIHDTLFEGRFNYVGELQKMGANAHILNPHQAVFTGPTQLLGTSINSFDLRAGAALIIAALIAKGKTIVRDAYQVDRGYEQIEERLRGIGANIERQWES is encoded by the coding sequence ATGAAAAAGAAATTGGAAATAGCTGATATTCGTCAGCAATTCGTTATTGAGGGGGGTAAAAAACTCACAGGAACAATTGATGTTCGGGGGTCAAAAAATGCTACCGCACCTATACTAGCAGCTACAATTCTTACGAAAGAAGAATGTATTTTGAAGAACGTTCCTCACATTGAAGATGTTGTGGCGTTATCGGAAATCTTGAAAAGTATGGGGGCTCGCGTGGTTTGGATTGATAGGCATACGCTTTCCGTGTGTTGTAAAAAATTGTACCCAGAAAAAATTGATATTTCCTTGGTCAAAAAAATTCGTCTTTCTATTTTACTTTTAGGCTCTTTGTCGGTCCGTTTTGATGCATTTAAATTATATCACCCTGGGGGATGTAAAATTGGGATTCGTCCAGTAGGAACGCATTTTGATGCTCTCTTGAAGATGGGTGTGGATGTTCGGCAAAAAGATAATATTTATTTTATAGATGCATCCAAAAAGCATGCTGAAAATATAACGCTTCGAGAATTTTCCCCTACAGCAACAGAAAACATAATGATGTTGGCAGCGAGTATAGAGGGAAAAACACGCATAAAAATTGCTGCGGCTGAGCCACATGTGGAAGATCTTGGGCGATTTTTGCAAAAAATGGGTGCGAAAATAAAAGGATTAGGAACACACACACTTGAAATCGAAGGACAAAAGACTTTAAAAGGTGCTCAACATACAATTATTGCTGATGCAAATGAGGCAGCTACTTTTCTTATCCTTGGTGCGGCAACTAAAAGTGATATTGTAGTAACGAATGCACGAGAAGAACATCTTGATTTGGTTCTTGAAAAGATGAGAGAATTCGGAGTTAGTTTTGAGATTAGAAAAAATTCTATACGGGTTATTCCTGCTAGAAAATTAAAATCTGTAGCAAAGATTGATGCACGTATTTACCCAGGAGTACCTACGGATGTGCAAGCACCATTCGGAGTTTTGGCCACGCAGGCTGAGGGAACAACTATGATTCATGACACTCTTTTTGAGGGACGATTTAACTATGTAGGAGAATTACAAAAGATGGGTGCAAACGCACATATTTTAAATCCTCATCAGGCAGTATTTACAGGACCAACGCAATTATTAGGAACCTCAATTAATTCATTCGATCTCCGTGCAGGAGCAGCTCTTATTATTGCAGCTCTTATTGCTAAGGGTAAAACAATTGTTCGAGATGCCTATCAAGTAGATCGCGGATATGAACAAATAGAAGAAAGACTTCGAGGTATCGGAGCGAATATAGAACGTCAATGGGAGTCATGA
- a CDS encoding glycosyltransferase — protein MIEKKRIALVHDFLLYPGGAEKVLVDLARLFPDAPIYTLLVDLRGLEKIDESFGSNLFDRDIRQSFLGRFPRCIKKRYRFLAPFFPSAVESMDLRDFDIVISSSGAWSKGLVTRTHTKHIAYLHSPMRFVWDYDKQYWRDRRKRPSLFRRLFLSYLRLWDVQASDRPDILLSNSFYTKKRIEKYYRRESEVIYPGVFSGEKKDYFLSQEGGEYFLIVSRLNASKRVDLAVSVCEKLGLPLIVIGDGPERKRLEKMGKKYTQFLGWLPKEEMIVWYKKARAFIFPSLDDFGIAPVEAMLYGIPIIAISGASASEILLDDTCGILCDDQSVDGLADGIRRFLEKENTFSRANIQKKAQRFSKQSFEKKILQIVSQEEK, from the coding sequence ATGATAGAAAAAAAGAGAATTGCTCTTGTACACGACTTTCTTCTTTATCCAGGAGGAGCGGAGAAAGTTCTTGTTGATTTAGCAAGATTGTTTCCAGATGCTCCTATATATACACTTCTTGTGGATCTTCGTGGTTTGGAAAAAATCGATGAATCATTTGGAAGTAATCTTTTTGATAGAGATATTCGTCAAAGTTTTTTGGGAAGATTCCCGAGATGTATAAAAAAGAGATATCGATTTCTTGCCCCCTTTTTTCCTTCAGCTGTAGAATCGATGGATCTTCGTGATTTTGATATCGTTATTTCTTCTTCCGGAGCTTGGAGTAAGGGTTTGGTAACAAGAACGCATACTAAGCATATTGCTTATTTACATTCTCCTATGAGATTTGTATGGGACTATGATAAACAATATTGGCGAGATCGTCGTAAGAGACCTTCTCTTTTTCGGCGATTATTCCTTTCCTATCTTCGCCTTTGGGATGTACAAGCCTCCGATAGGCCGGATATCCTTCTTTCTAATTCTTTTTATACAAAAAAACGTATAGAGAAATATTATAGAAGAGAAAGTGAAGTTATTTATCCAGGAGTGTTTTCGGGAGAGAAAAAAGATTATTTTCTTTCTCAAGAAGGTGGTGAATATTTTCTTATTGTTTCTCGTCTTAATGCATCGAAAAGAGTTGATTTGGCTGTTTCTGTTTGTGAAAAATTGGGATTGCCTCTGATAGTTATCGGGGATGGTCCAGAGCGGAAACGTCTTGAAAAAATGGGAAAAAAATATACTCAGTTTTTAGGATGGCTTCCGAAAGAAGAAATGATAGTTTGGTATAAAAAAGCTCGAGCTTTTATTTTTCCTTCTCTAGATGACTTTGGAATAGCTCCAGTAGAGGCAATGCTTTACGGGATTCCTATTATTGCTATTTCGGGAGCAAGTGCCTCAGAGATTCTTTTAGATGATACTTGTGGCATCCTTTGTGATGATCAGAGTGTAGACGGATTGGCTGATGGAATAAGGAGATTTCTTGAAAAAGAAAATACTTTTTCACGTGCGAATATTCAAAAAAAAGCTCAGAGATTTTCTAAGCAGTCTTTCGAAAAAAAGATTTTACAAATTGTTTCTCAAGAAGAAAAATAG
- a CDS encoding glycosyltransferase family 4 protein, which translates to MKRKRIGIDISRAFSSCPTGIEKYTSALLENFFVFLKEEQVTLYVRKDAKIPWKKIPKTWHIKEIRWRFFWTQIGLSWEMLFSPVEVLFVPSHTIPWISPKKTVVTIHGLEYERIPKGYSWYARTFMRFFVRRSCERASRIIAVSEATKKDIISFYHIDPNKITVVYEGPGFFQEKDVSVSGKDISKKLKEVDTFFLYLGRLEYRKNIIRIIEAFSIIKKRKKIKQKLILAGSPGYGYKDIKKTLRKSSFSKDILELGYVNEQEKIWLLKNADILIFVSLSEGFGLPIMEAQKMGIPLVVSDLPVFREIAGEQSFFVDFLNSNDISEKIGEVLDNSKETQERILLGKENVRRFSWEKSAQEVSSIIKKECYRI; encoded by the coding sequence ATGAAAAGAAAGCGAATAGGAATTGATATTTCACGAGCCTTTTCTTCTTGTCCAACGGGGATTGAAAAATATACGAGCGCTTTGTTGGAAAATTTTTTTGTTTTTTTGAAAGAAGAACAGGTTACTCTTTATGTGCGAAAAGATGCAAAAATTCCTTGGAAGAAAATTCCAAAAACGTGGCATATTAAAGAAATTCGATGGAGATTTTTTTGGACACAAATAGGATTGTCATGGGAAATGTTGTTTTCTCCTGTAGAGGTTCTTTTTGTTCCCTCACACACAATTCCATGGATCTCTCCAAAAAAAACGGTAGTAACCATTCATGGTTTAGAATATGAAAGAATTCCAAAAGGATATTCTTGGTATGCTCGTACTTTTATGAGATTTTTTGTTCGAAGATCGTGTGAGAGAGCATCACGAATCATCGCTGTTTCAGAAGCTACAAAAAAAGACATTATTTCTTTCTATCATATTGATCCAAATAAAATAACTGTTGTTTATGAAGGTCCAGGATTTTTCCAAGAGAAGGACGTTTCTGTTTCAGGAAAAGATATAAGTAAAAAATTAAAAGAAGTTGATACATTTTTTTTATATTTAGGACGATTAGAATATCGAAAGAATATTATTCGAATTATCGAAGCATTTTCAATCATAAAGAAAAGAAAAAAAATAAAACAAAAACTTATTTTGGCGGGGAGTCCAGGTTATGGATATAAAGACATTAAAAAGACATTAAGAAAAAGTTCTTTTTCTAAGGATATTTTGGAGTTGGGATATGTAAATGAACAAGAAAAGATATGGCTTCTTAAAAATGCTGATATACTTATTTTTGTTTCTTTATCTGAGGGTTTTGGATTGCCTATTATGGAGGCTCAAAAAATGGGAATTCCTCTTGTTGTCTCAGATCTTCCTGTTTTTCGGGAAATTGCTGGAGAGCAGTCATTTTTTGTTGATTTCTTGAATAGTAATGATATCTCTGAGAAAATAGGGGAAGTTCTTGATAATTCGAAAGAAACTCAAGAACGAATTCTTTTGGGAAAAGAAAATGTGAGGAGATTTTCTTGGGAAAAAAGCGCTCAAGAGGTATCATCTATAATAAAGAAAGAATGTTACCGAATTTAA
- a CDS encoding rod shape-determining protein, which translates to MFIRRIGIDLGTAHTLVYVPGKGVVANEPSVVAVSLLEKRVLAVGNEAKDMLGRTPDTIVASRPLRDGVIADYRMTEAMLRYFINKVSGRYRLFRPDVVLSIPAGITSTERRAVIDAAVKAGAKHAYVVKEPILAAIGAGIPIHEAQGSMIINIGGGTSEIAVISLGGVVAVNSARVGGNRFDQAISDFIKREHGLAVGERTAEEIKITIGSAMAQEKEEFMEVRGRDLMGGLPRTIRLGSNEVTEALQDELREVIHAIKKVLQETPPELAADVMDKGIILSGGSAKLKNLETLITKTINVPCYVADDPQYCVVKGTGKVLEHLDVYKRTLSMTR; encoded by the coding sequence ATGTTTATACGAAGAATAGGTATTGATCTAGGAACAGCACACACACTCGTTTATGTTCCAGGTAAAGGCGTTGTCGCAAATGAACCTTCTGTTGTTGCTGTTTCTTTGTTAGAAAAGCGTGTTTTAGCGGTAGGTAATGAAGCAAAGGATATGCTCGGACGCACACCTGATACTATCGTAGCATCACGACCTCTTCGGGATGGAGTTATTGCTGATTATAGAATGACAGAAGCTATGCTTCGTTATTTTATTAATAAGGTAAGTGGCCGGTATCGATTATTTCGACCAGATGTTGTTTTGTCGATTCCTGCAGGAATTACTTCCACGGAACGTCGCGCGGTTATTGATGCGGCTGTAAAGGCTGGAGCTAAGCATGCTTATGTTGTAAAAGAACCAATTCTTGCAGCTATTGGAGCTGGGATTCCTATTCATGAAGCTCAAGGAAGTATGATTATTAATATTGGGGGAGGGACCTCTGAAATTGCAGTTATTTCTTTGGGGGGTGTCGTAGCTGTAAATAGTGCTCGAGTGGGAGGAAATCGTTTTGATCAAGCTATATCGGATTTTATAAAACGAGAGCATGGACTTGCTGTGGGAGAACGTACGGCTGAAGAAATAAAAATTACTATTGGCTCAGCAATGGCACAAGAAAAAGAGGAATTTATGGAAGTTCGAGGGCGAGATTTGATGGGGGGATTACCAAGAACTATTCGTTTAGGATCTAATGAGGTTACAGAAGCGCTTCAGGATGAGCTTCGGGAAGTTATTCATGCTATAAAAAAAGTCCTTCAAGAAACTCCACCCGAACTCGCAGCTGATGTTATGGATAAAGGTATTATTCTTTCTGGAGGAAGTGCAAAACTTAAGAATTTAGAAACTCTTATAACAAAAACAATTAATGTTCCTTGCTATGTAGCAGACGACCCACAGTATTGTGTGGTGAAGGGAACAGGGAAGGTTCTAGAACATTTAGATGTTTATAAGAGAACGCTTTCGATGACGAGATAA
- a CDS encoding ABC transporter permease translates to MRVDDAVLLSVRMFKARAMRTFLTILGMSVGIGAVLFLVSIGYGLQSALLDRITTEDSVLTLDVIEAKKSVIPLNASIIEELEKNENVSQVSPAAELASQGIFDGVGLDIPIIATKPSFFSLGGLRINSGEFFSDENMSGVVVTSSLAAVFGDDKIIGKEIDLSFFLTGKENEDEEEDTLKQVESSTKYFISGIVQGEENIAYVHLNSLNVKEIPRYSALKVKCKATDKMASVRDSVLEKGFIVSSLSDTVDQANKIFSIIQVILLSFGIIALVVSAIGMFNTMTIALLERTEEIGIMKSIGAFNFDVSLLFVLESTIMGFLGGLGGVFLGQVGGVALNGLFNLIASRFGGQSVDLFYSPGWFVALIILIGAGVGFFTGFIPARRASKIDPLDALRYK, encoded by the coding sequence TTGGTATGAGTGTTGGTATTGGTGCTGTTCTTTTTCTCGTTTCCATAGGATATGGTCTTCAAAGTGCTCTTTTGGATCGAATTACTACGGAGGATTCTGTTTTGACCCTGGATGTTATAGAAGCAAAAAAAAGTGTTATTCCTTTGAATGCTTCAATAATTGAAGAATTAGAGAAAAATGAAAATGTGAGTCAGGTGAGTCCCGCTGCAGAATTAGCATCTCAAGGTATTTTTGATGGAGTTGGTCTAGATATTCCTATTATAGCAACAAAGCCTTCATTCTTTAGTCTTGGTGGGCTTCGTATTAATTCTGGAGAATTTTTTTCTGATGAAAATATGTCTGGTGTTGTTGTTACATCTTCTCTTGCTGCGGTTTTTGGAGATGATAAAATTATTGGAAAAGAAATAGACCTTTCTTTCTTCTTGACAGGAAAAGAAAATGAAGATGAAGAAGAGGACACTCTCAAACAAGTAGAATCTTCTACGAAATATTTTATTAGTGGAATCGTGCAGGGAGAAGAGAATATTGCTTATGTACATCTTAATTCCCTTAATGTTAAAGAGATTCCTCGATATTCTGCTCTTAAAGTAAAATGTAAGGCAACTGACAAAATGGCTTCCGTTCGTGATTCTGTTTTGGAAAAAGGATTTATTGTTTCTTCGCTTTCTGACACGGTAGATCAAGCAAATAAAATATTTAGCATTATTCAGGTAATATTACTCTCTTTTGGTATTATTGCTTTGGTAGTTAGTGCTATTGGAATGTTTAACACTATGACTATCGCTCTTTTGGAACGAACGGAAGAGATTGGAATTATGAAATCAATCGGAGCTTTTAATTTTGATGTTTCCCTTCTTTTTGTCCTAGAATCAACAATTATGGGATTTCTTGGAGGCCTCGGAGGAGTTTTCTTGGGGCAGGTCGGGGGTGTAGCTCTTAATGGGTTATTTAATTTGATAGCGAGTCGATTTGGAGGACAATCAGTAGATCTTTTTTATAGTCCTGGATGGTTTGTGGCCCTTATTATATTAATTGGTGCGGGAGTTGGATTTTTTACAGGGTTTATTCCCGCTAGACGTGCTTCTAAAATTGATCCATTAGATGCATTGCGATATAAGTAA